The Desulforegula conservatrix Mb1Pa nucleotide sequence GAGACTTCAATGAGCGAGAGACAAAGCCTAAGCCATAGTACCTGGGAATGCAAGTATCATGTAGTATGGATTCCAAAGTATAGAAAAAAGACTATTTATGTAGAATTGAGGAAATATTTGGGAGATGTATTTCGAGATTTGGCCAGACAAAAAGAAAGTGCAATATTG carries:
- a CDS encoding transposase is translated as MSERQSLSHSTWECKYHVVWIPKYRKKTIYVELRKYLGDVFRDLARQKESAIL